The following proteins come from a genomic window of Campylobacter concisus:
- the rsmA gene encoding 16S rRNA (adenine(1518)-N(6)/adenine(1519)-N(6))-dimethyltransferase RsmA, which translates to MIKAKKHFGQNFLQDKATLDKIIQAIPNDVANVVEIGPGLGDLTFRLLQIYKTTCFEIDCELFQILKAKFANEIQNGQLKLFCKDALEQWQQEGGLSSENYFLVANLPYYVATKMILNAVDDEKCLGLIVMIQKEVALKFSAKSKDKEFSSLSILASLQGRCELLFDVDAKLFNPPPKVTSSVIKLQKTKKIFGKDGIFKDARQYEAFKAFLRAAFASPRKTLLKNLSTNFDKNALEEIFESLALNQNLRPHELDVDSYLKVFERLKEDNERQKRRESCN; encoded by the coding sequence ATGATAAAGGCAAAAAAGCACTTTGGACAGAATTTTTTACAGGACAAAGCGACACTAGATAAGATCATCCAAGCGATACCCAATGACGTAGCAAACGTCGTTGAGATTGGGCCTGGCTTAGGTGATTTGACATTTAGACTTTTGCAAATTTACAAAACGACCTGTTTCGAGATAGATTGTGAGCTGTTTCAAATTTTAAAGGCCAAATTTGCAAATGAGATCCAAAATGGACAATTAAAACTTTTTTGTAAAGATGCATTAGAGCAGTGGCAACAAGAGGGCGGACTAAGTAGCGAAAACTACTTTTTGGTCGCAAATTTGCCCTATTACGTTGCGACGAAGATGATACTAAATGCAGTAGATGACGAAAAATGCCTTGGGCTTATCGTGATGATACAAAAAGAGGTTGCTCTTAAATTTAGTGCAAAGAGCAAGGATAAAGAATTTAGCTCTTTATCGATCCTCGCTTCACTCCAAGGCAGGTGTGAGCTCTTGTTTGACGTGGATGCAAAGCTTTTTAATCCACCCCCAAAGGTCACATCTTCAGTCATCAAACTACAAAAAACAAAAAAGATTTTTGGCAAAGACGGGATTTTCAAAGATGCAAGACAATACGAGGCTTTTAAAGCATTTTTAAGAGCTGCATTTGCTTCGCCAAGAAAGACGCTTTTGAAAAATTTATCCACAAATTTTGACAAAAATGCGTTAGAAGAAATTTTTGAAAGCCTAGCTTTAAACCAAAATTTACGTCCACACGAGCTAGATGTCGATTCTTATCTAAAAGTATTTGAAAGATTAAAGGAAGATAATGAACGACAAAAACGAAGAGAAAGTTGTAACTAA
- a CDS encoding DEAD/DEAH box helicase — MSKANTLKYFLLSQFLEPKTLDEPKKTNTKFKKSIDLDIANFDEKFMQILRAFDSSLLKNGIEISIYGGIFETDLLAIYISKLANIKFEKKQILDELRSEQTSFDKAFCYKFKLTGDLVFCKDDQNFALKDVDLDDDLTPFFIPNSSDDLFISTAPWAMARLNHLKEISQSDFSKECERIKDKLSIYKEKMEFGKYIKLINDELKSALKTPFCNDFLRLEIKIINPNFKENDSLLNSFFIDDINLLIKFYESGRTHELTDQFLDEGSENKFERLDVRDEQNKRLVRDFFKAEEYPRSAFASDFALNFSQQIAVNNIIKKFKEKSGGIYSVNGAPGTGKTTLLKDVMAEVVTLRAMKLAQMSRHDIFAPVRDSSDKVLYFTLNKELQGYEMVVSSCNNGAVEILSKELSQLKSIGSYAGEIDYFKFIATRLLSADEKTNFGEKSFISKPAWGLFCIPLGSKQNKSNFVFNAINGVKIEKTHSQFEDISKEFKEFIEQDGFLMGLGKYLATGEGVDDYDEAKEKFNQALHEVNLLFSEIRIKEDELKSINSELINIDKKLDNYNSAKQIDELLKPLIDELDLSKNELEQKATEANELTKLIVQNEILQEYLSAPPKPSFFIFQQILRTQAFEKYSNEARKVSEINRQIAEQNLKASKQNSENKEKNEVKLNELKAQITQLKEKILELNTKIDHLSKLNDDFIRRQKLIGRSEELDSFLNSSFNQSNEDMQKNMPFMMERDLDEKSHKTKLFNARIKLFKEALNLHKATIFACKEAVRTNLRALSVIFNDEKMAEKNGLEAKDRREIIKGLFLLTPVVSSTFASFNNTFKELLNGDIGLLLIDEAGQANLTNALGALLRSKMAVVVGDPLQLEPVVTLPLALNNAILRYCDAKDEFNLLKSSVQLRADKVQNIGTYIKGEGKSIWVGSPLIVHRRCANPMFKISNETTYDDMMMLGRSSESKLSDPNIKTEWIDVSSDEWIGNYNKAEGMIVKELLDSKLAKLKDSVKIITPFKDVCKNLKEAGTIHTMQGKEADVIIFVLGGATKGARAWAASTPNLLNVALTRAKEVVYIVGNRENWSNLPYFEVAARKIDKGQI, encoded by the coding sequence TTGAGCAAGGCAAATACCTTAAAATACTTTTTATTATCACAATTTTTAGAGCCAAAAACCTTAGATGAGCCAAAAAAGACAAATACCAAATTTAAAAAATCAATAGACCTTGACATCGCAAATTTCGATGAGAAATTTATGCAAATTTTAAGAGCATTTGATAGCTCGCTTTTAAAAAATGGTATAGAAATTTCGATTTATGGCGGCATTTTTGAGACTGACTTGCTTGCCATTTATATCTCAAAGCTAGCAAATATTAAATTTGAAAAAAAGCAAATTTTAGATGAGCTACGATCTGAGCAAACGAGCTTTGATAAGGCGTTTTGCTATAAATTTAAGCTTACTGGTGATTTGGTATTTTGTAAAGATGATCAAAATTTTGCTTTAAAAGATGTAGATTTAGATGATGATTTAACTCCGTTTTTTATACCGAACTCATCTGATGATCTTTTCATCTCAACAGCTCCTTGGGCAATGGCTCGCCTAAATCATCTAAAAGAGATAAGCCAAAGTGACTTTAGCAAAGAGTGTGAGCGTATAAAAGACAAGCTATCTATCTATAAAGAAAAAATGGAATTTGGCAAATATATAAAGCTTATAAACGATGAGCTAAAAAGTGCGCTTAAAACACCATTTTGTAATGATTTTTTAAGGCTTGAGATAAAGATCATAAATCCAAATTTTAAAGAAAATGATAGCCTTTTAAATAGCTTTTTTATAGATGATATAAATTTGCTTATCAAATTTTACGAGTCAGGTAGGACGCACGAGCTAACGGATCAGTTTTTGGATGAGGGCAGTGAGAATAAATTCGAAAGACTTGATGTAAGAGATGAGCAAAATAAGAGGCTTGTTAGAGATTTTTTTAAAGCAGAAGAATATCCAAGATCGGCCTTTGCTAGCGACTTTGCTTTAAATTTCTCGCAGCAAATTGCTGTTAATAACATCATTAAAAAATTTAAAGAAAAAAGTGGTGGAATTTATAGCGTAAATGGTGCTCCAGGCACTGGTAAAACAACACTTTTAAAAGATGTAATGGCTGAAGTTGTTACGCTTAGAGCGATGAAGCTCGCACAAATGAGTAGGCATGATATCTTTGCACCAGTTCGAGATAGTAGCGATAAGGTGCTTTATTTTACTCTAAATAAAGAACTCCAGGGCTATGAGATGGTTGTTAGCTCTTGTAATAACGGTGCGGTTGAAATTTTAAGTAAAGAGCTTAGCCAACTAAAAAGTATCGGTAGTTATGCAGGCGAGATTGATTATTTTAAATTTATAGCTACAAGGCTTCTCTCGGCCGATGAAAAGACAAATTTTGGAGAAAAATCTTTTATCTCAAAACCTGCATGGGGGCTTTTTTGCATACCTCTTGGCTCAAAGCAAAATAAGTCAAATTTTGTTTTTAACGCGATTAATGGCGTAAAGATCGAAAAAACACATAGTCAGTTTGAAGATATTTCAAAAGAATTTAAAGAATTTATAGAACAAGATGGCTTTTTAATGGGGCTTGGCAAGTATTTGGCTACTGGCGAAGGAGTTGATGATTACGACGAGGCGAAGGAGAAATTTAATCAAGCCCTACATGAAGTAAATCTACTTTTTAGTGAGATTAGGATCAAAGAAGATGAGCTAAAAAGTATAAATAGTGAGCTTATAAATATCGATAAAAAACTTGATAACTATAATTCGGCAAAGCAAATAGACGAGCTTTTAAAGCCACTAATAGATGAGCTGGATTTGAGCAAAAATGAGCTAGAGCAAAAGGCTACGGAAGCTAACGAGCTAACAAAGCTTATTGTCCAAAATGAAATTTTGCAAGAGTATCTGAGTGCGCCTCCAAAGCCATCATTTTTTATTTTCCAGCAAATTTTAAGGACACAAGCTTTTGAAAAATATAGCAATGAAGCACGAAAAGTTAGTGAGATAAATCGCCAAATAGCTGAGCAAAATTTGAAAGCAAGCAAGCAAAATAGTGAAAATAAAGAGAAGAATGAAGTAAAATTAAACGAACTAAAAGCTCAAATAACTCAGCTTAAAGAGAAAATTTTAGAACTTAACACCAAGATAGACCATCTAAGCAAGCTTAATGATGACTTTATTAGACGTCAAAAATTAATTGGCAGAAGTGAAGAGCTTGATAGCTTTTTAAACAGTAGCTTTAATCAGAGTAATGAAGATATGCAAAAGAATATGCCATTTATGATGGAGCGTGATCTTGATGAGAAATCCCACAAGACGAAGCTTTTTAACGCAAGAATCAAGCTTTTTAAAGAAGCACTTAATCTGCATAAGGCCACTATCTTTGCTTGCAAAGAAGCTGTTAGAACAAATTTACGAGCTCTTAGCGTTATATTTAATGATGAAAAAATGGCTGAGAAAAACGGGCTTGAGGCTAAAGATAGACGTGAAATAATAAAAGGATTATTTTTACTAACGCCAGTTGTTAGTTCTACTTTCGCATCTTTTAATAATACCTTTAAAGAGCTACTAAATGGCGATATAGGTTTGCTTTTAATAGATGAGGCAGGGCAGGCAAATTTAACTAACGCATTAGGCGCACTACTTCGCTCAAAGATGGCTGTTGTAGTTGGTGATCCACTTCAACTTGAGCCTGTTGTAACATTACCACTAGCTTTAAATAATGCTATTTTGCGCTACTGTGATGCAAAGGATGAGTTTAATCTACTAAAATCATCAGTTCAACTTCGAGCCGATAAAGTACAAAATATTGGTACATATATAAAAGGAGAGGGTAAGTCCATTTGGGTTGGTTCGCCACTTATCGTTCATAGAAGGTGCGCCAACCCTATGTTTAAAATTTCAAACGAAACAACATATGATGATATGATGATGCTTGGTAGAAGTAGTGAAAGTAAACTTAGCGATCCTAACATCAAAACAGAATGGATTGATGTTAGTAGTGATGAATGGATAGGTAATTATAATAAAGCTGAAGGCATGATCGTTAAAGAGCTTTTAGATAGTAAGCTAGCCAAGCTAAAAGATAGCGTTAAAATAATAACACCTTTTAAAGATGTTTGTAAAAATTTAAAAGAGGCCGGTACTATTCACACCATGCAAGGCAAAGAAGCCGATGTTATTATCTTTGTCCTTGGCGGTGCTACAAAAGGTGCTAGAGCATGGGCTGCTAGTACGCCAAATTTACTAAATGTAGCACTAACAAGAGCAAAAGAGGTTGTTTATATAGTTGGCAACCGAGAAAATTGGTCTAATTTACCATATTTTGAGGTAGCAGCTAGAAAAATAGATAAAGGACAGATTTGA